The Plasmodium chabaudi chabaudi strain AS genome assembly, chromosome: 14 genome contains the following window.
ttattatttatattgtttatcaaaatgttgttatatttattattatagtttattttatctgCAACAGTGGTGAAGAACTTTGTTTGAAGAAATCGTAAGGGATGTTCATATCCCTTTCTACACttaatcattatttttatataatttttaattaaaggGTTTGCATGTGCATTGATATGTACTTTCTTTATATACGtgttttagaaaataataatattatatacatggcattctttaataatttaatcgtttttctaattttccAATTGGGAGGCAGTCTAATAAAATAGACAGTTATGTTTGTAAATTAGAGGATATGTAAAAAGGTATAGTTgcattttgttattttgttttattaaaaaaaatatattataaaataattatgtgtGACAAgtctatatataaagtaataaaaaaataatatcacacaatgtacatatttttacatatagcaaatttcattttttcattgttttttatagcATTACAAAATAAGGACAAATTtgcatgtatattataaatgttttaaaaaatgtacaaGCAACtgaatataacaaaaaaaaatatatttataaaccGAATGAgaataaaatttacataaaaaaatatatataaatataagtatGTATATAGGGGCTGTTCGATACAACCGAcagtattttttattttgtaaaaattataaactatataaacaaaattaagttaatttttataaaatatgggTTATTAagttttgaaaatatagaacaaaaaatattttttttttcaattatacatcaattttttatatggcAAATAGTATcatgatatttattttttcatattttttcttattttttcttattttttcttattttttcttatatacCGTCCCCCGAAATGCCCTTTGAAATATGGTATGACATAACAATTTTGaagtatatgcatatatatatttttattacttatttataaaatacaaaaaaaattaaagtcacaaaaaataaataagataaatatatatacattatggATTGGCGCTTGTAATTAAGCtttataaatgtataataatttaaagaaCTTAtgttgttaattttttcatattctatatatatatatatatatatatttttatgcattttttttcgtcgTTTTTGACTTAACCATTTTAACAATGCAagagttttaaaaatatgatagtATTACATACaaagtaaataaaacaaaattatataaatttatataatataaatttgtatgtATAATACCACAGAAAAGTAGTGTATATGCCTGCAGGTGATTGATTGGAATTGGAAACATTTTAGGGcgtgaaaaataaaataaaaataaattaaatagaaTGGAAGACGAAATTGAGAAGGAAAGCAAAGAATGTAGCGATTTAAATGATGATGAGATGGGTGAGGAAATGGAAAGAGAAGagaaagaaaatttattgatcgaaaaaaatacattatgGAGTGATCTACATATTTCAAGACCACTACTAAAAGTATTATACGAACTAAAGTTTGAAAATCcaacatatatacaaaaagaTGTTATTCCATTAGCATTGGAAGGGAAAAGTATTTTAGCTAACTCAGAAACTGGGTCAGGTAAAACATTAGCATTTGTATTACCAATGTTAGAAAGATTATTGTATAGtccaaatataaaattaagaaaagaaaatagaaaaagtgtaaatataacaaaagcATTAATACTTTTACCAACTAGGGAACTAGCTATGCAATGTTATGATGTCATAAAtagtttaataaaatattcaccGATAACTTGTTCTCTGTTTTGTGGTGGTATAGATCCAAAGGAAcaagaaaatgaatataaaaaaaagaaagacaTATTTGTATGTACACCTGGTAGAATTTtagatttattattaaattcgtCGAATGATTTTATAGATTATTTAGAAATAGTAATTTTTGATGAAGCagataaattattagaaTTAGGTTTTAAAGAGGAgtgtttaaaaatattagatgtttgtaaatttaaaaaacagatattatttttttcagcaACCTTAacaaaagatataaaagaGCTAgctaatttttcattacgTAATcctatatttattcaatctgaaaataaaaataaagatgataaaaataaacaaacgaataagaatttaaaaagttttaaaatatctGAAAATTTGCATCaagaatttttaaatatcattaatgaaaaatatagaaaagcAACTCTTTTACATTTATGTAATGaggtatataaaaatcattgtataatattttttaagacTAGAAAGGAAACGCatttaatgtatatattattaaaattgctTGATTTCAAATGTGAAGAATTACATGGTTTGATGTCACAAAAGAAGAGAATTGAatctatattaaaatttaaaaatcaGGAGGtagattttttattatgtactGAATTAGCATCAAGAGGAATAGATATAGATCATGTAAAATATGTCGTTAATTATAGTCTACCTGCTAGTGTAGTAAAATATGTGCATAGGATAGGTAGAACAGCAAGAATAGGAAAGAAGGGAACAGCTTGTACTTTTTTCCTACCTAAAGAAAAAGAgaatgtgaaaaaaataatcaaaggtgtaaaaaaaaataataattcaaaaatatataaaagagtTATAtcagaagaaaaaatattacattgggatagtataataaaaaaaaacaaaaataaaataaaagaaattttggaaaatgaaaatgttgaAAAAGAGATagaaaaatcaaatatatcaattaataaaattaaaaatttaattacatttaaagatgaaatatataatagacCTAAAAAAACATGGTTCATATCAAGTAaagaaaaatcaaaattgagaaaaatgaacttcaaaaatggaataatGAAATCGGATggatatttaaataaagatagGGAAGAAAAAGTAGGAAGCAATAAACCAAatgaagataataataatcgtagtaaaaaacataatagtaatgataatacaaaaaagaaaaataaaaataaaagaaaattagaTGATGAGGAGGAGGATGAAGAAGATGAAGAACAcgatatgaaaaaaaaactaaaaagTTATCGTTCAATTATAAGAGATTTAaagttaaatattttaccaaacaaaaaagataagaataacaaatttaaattgaataaaaaagatgaaaacGATCGTAAGGGCGATTTtaaaattcataaaaattttaataaaaataagggGAACATGAACAAAAAGCGAAAATAACTATATCCCACTGTTTGAATACATTTTCATGCACTATGTATATGGTTGCATACATACACAGTGATATATTAAACCTATtgatgatgataatatgtATAGAGGAGttgtttaaaaatgattgcAAAAGTTTTTATATGCACAATTATTAGtttgtatattaatttattttattaaaattattgtttttcaATCATTTCGTAAACCCAAATATGaggtttcattttttatgcattaatttttccagtgtatatattttatttatttttttatttgtccTTCATTTTGCGTATTGACCAAGCAATGGAAAGCTGTCTGGTcataatgtttttattaacttaaaaaatgaatatatataataaaggaattatatttattatggtATCAATTATTGGTATTTGCTTGTAGTAACATTTCAAGTATTATGTGAAATATGCGAAATTGGGTATAGGTTTAttgtataattaaattggTCAGTAGAAATATGAATGccgttttttttcgttccatgatttttttggaattgaaagaaaagaaaatatatatacatactaATAACGTTTTAACTAAAAGggtaaattaaaataatttgattttaaaaaataggaaaaaatatcaacatattttttcgataattttaaaaaaaatttattatgaaataattttaattgatGATAAGTACATCATTTTTTCGCCCgtcaaaaaaaagatactatgcatatatagatttttttttttttttttaattttgtttaaaaaaaaataataacgcatattttgaaaaatgctttatataaaaatcagcattatttttaataagttgtatataaaagttatataataatgtaattCTTATATGAGGAAAGAAGGGTATAGAAAAGTTTATTTGAAATTGAAGTAAAACATATTGAGAAATGAAGagatataattaaaaatagaaaatgttttaaGGTTAAAGGGATAGAGATATTTATAGATTAACTTATGTACCTATGTATAATaagtataaaattattctctgtaatttttttcattcttattttttatgttaccATAAAGgtttcataataaaaataagtcaGCCAACAAAAGGAGGAGGGAGACGAAAGGaaagaataaaatgaaGAAGGGAAATCAAATGGcggatgataataaaatgaaacgGAAAAAAAGCGAtagtaaaattaaaaaaatagaggATGATgggaaaaatgaaaagaaagATACATTTAATCCACAACTTAGTGCTAGggaattgaaaaaaatccaGTACTATGAgaatatgtttaaaaagATTGAGCAACAAagagaagaaaataataatgaagttgataataaaaataaaaaagttcaTACGAATGTAAAGAAAAACAAGAAAgaagataatgaaaaaaaggtAGATAGTAAaagtgaaaaatataataagcatggatttttgaaaaaagggaaagataacaataataatgatttaCGTCGaataaataagaaaatgaaaaagaaaaagaaattaatgaataattataaaagtatatatgaaGAAGATCAAAGCAGTGACAATAGTGAGATACGTTTAAAGAGTGAAGATTATGAtgatagtaaaaaaaataattcaagtaaagatgataaaatatcaaagtcaaatatttatgaaaaaagaaaattaaaaaaacccaaaaatgaagataaatttaattatagtTTATTTAGTAGTGATGATAATAGTGAAAAGAAAGAGAATGTCTTAAATAGTAATTCATCTATAagtaatgaaaaaagttTACAGCATAGCAACAATatcaacaattttaatgaggtggataataatgtaaatcgaactgaatataattatgatgaTACATATAAACTAATCGAAATAAAGAAGAGAGAAAGGAATAGTaggaaaagaaataatattttaaaaattcattatGAAAGGGGATATGCATCAGATATAAGTATTGAGGAAACATGTGATAAAGGGATAGTAGATAATAGTATGATGATTAAAGATAAGggtaataatttaattaatctCTTACGATTTaagatatataataataattttttaaaaaaacaggATAAATATGTAGTGAAAAGGAAAAGATCCTTTTCAGTAAATTCATcattaaatgaatattttttagaaacTGATAtgattaatttaaaaaatgtaaatgatTGTAGTAGTACGGatagtaatttttttgaagatgaaaataaaatagattTATTATCCAATTTTGAGGATCcacaaaaagaaaatttatttgaatttttaaaaaaaacaactgataaaatgaatgaatataaatggATAAAGCATATGGGagtaaaaaatgaaatatcatatttaaattgtagTCCCGAAtatgaaaaggaaaataattcaagTAGAATAAATAGTAGTGACAAGccaattataaaatataaaaataatttaaatatatttttaaaaggaAAAGAACAAtcttatgaaaatataaatacaaaatcaAATAGTATGGATTATattgatgaagaaaatgatacgaataaaatatcattgtataataatatgaatattcaGAATTATGATGAATGTAATATTGttaaatttgttaataaagaatatgaTGTTAATTGTTGTATGAAAAgatatttaaatgatatgaaatatattaatttaaaaaaatttaaaaaaataaaaaaaaaaaatttaaatacatatgTTAAAGGTTGTACGAAAATTTTGGATACTGATAAGGttgataatttaatttttgttttaagaACATTTACAAATGTAATTGAAAAGGGGGAAGAAAAAATCGAATATCAAAATGAGATTACATAATAAGTACAAAGAATGTAACATACTGTTGTAGAGTATgttcatcatatttattatggattattaattttgctatttatatattcaaattgtttgatataatttatattcccTAGGAggaataattaattatgtaacttttttttagttaaaattaaatctGTTGGATCCTTAAAATTGTCAAACCAAAAAAGGTAGCAATACAGTTATAGCCTTTACTAATTTTACTATACACATGCAAAGGGTTAAATAGTTTtagaataattataatactttaatgaaaataatataaacaatgataaataagtatatgCACACTGCagtttattgttttatttttttcgtatttATTTACTTCTACAATCATAGATAtacctttttatttttataattaatatattttttttgtaaattgtTGAATATATCTCTTCATAAagtctatttttttagttattttcaataattttaattaatatattttttttatttgttaaaataattttccatttattattatttgagtGGGTACATACTAAAAAAGTAGTGTctacatgcatataatatttggttatacaattattattatttaattaatatgcCATTGTCAATTGTATTAGTTACACtgttttatgttttatgtttttgccttattttttctctaTATAATTTACCAAAGACTTATGCTGATTTATAGCAcgatttaatttatttaaatttaaaaagaaagGGGAGCTAAACCGTTGCTGACTGGCGTTTTTAAAAGCGTGGTTCAGCTTTCGTAGGTAtcgtaaaatatattatatatgcatataaggAATGATAACACAAATTAAGGTGTGGCTGTTCGGTTTATCCATACATGGATTTGCAAATaatcataaattttaatagttgtatacaaaaatgggagtataacaaaaaaataataaaataaaaatgtgaagGAAAAAACACTAAAATGAATAACAAACGAAAGATGATGCTATAAAGTATCTGGAAAAGGTTTGCTTAACTTATaaacaattattttcttgATAGGGGGAGagtaatttatatatttaagttTCTCTTGAAATtctaaaaaaaggaaaataataaaaaatggtattTTGATCGAGccaagaagaaaaaataaaaagggcTTACACATTCCCAAGCATTTGACACAATTAAATGGATTAGCTTACCTTATAGGTTTTGGAGGCCTTTTCATATAAGCATTGCTTTCCAatctttaataaattactTATTAATGCATGTTCAGAATGAAGTTTATCGTAGCAATACTTTGAGAATCTGAAATGGTTATATATTAGTTGAGACAgatcatatttaaaatgttgataattattattatagttAGATAggatattatttataatatttacattaaaatttgggttgatattatatttttttaaaataattttttcattatgtGTTTTTGGTAAATGGATCGAACTTTTCAGATTTTCGTCACATTGGTTATGGATGTTCATAGGGTGAGATgtgttatttaaaaataaagagtTTTGAAGGGAATGAAATTTATTGCTTTCCTCTTtggaattatttatattatagtgcatatttttaatttgatgataataaaaaaagaaatacatattaataagattattaatttctttTCTATCATGATTagcatatattaatgtGTTGTAAGTATCTGTTTTACCTCTTcgaattttttcttcaattacatttttattatcaaatagATAAATAACTTTATGTAAATTATGGCAAGTTGATAATTCTTTATCTTTActcattttattatggCCATCcaaattcattatttcGATGTTGAATTTTGAAGAATAGATTTTGGGCAATTGAATTACATGCTTATTTAAGGatgtattaattttttttgaaattttttttataatttctatattttttttttgatctaaccctattattaaatactGAGGTTTATAAAGCATAATATCTGATAACATTAAATTTGGGTAGGAAAATAAGGAAAaggattttttattttcactagcttttatatgtatatgtgaGTTTAACATATTAATGGAAGTAAaagaatttattaaataataaagagaTGTGTGTTGTTGTATATCAGATTGTTTgattatgtaaaaataatgtttttgtttaatattTGAATTTGTGCAAAATGTATGattatcattttgtttactTGTATTTAACTTTTGGTCTTGAGAAGTGTTTTTTTGTTCGGGTGTTTTCAACAAATTAAGATGCATATTGTCAtcattaaatgataatagaTTTtggatatttatatcatcctttatgtttatattaagttgtttaataatgtattctatatttatgtcatttatgt
Protein-coding sequences here:
- a CDS encoding tryptophan--tRNA ligase, putative, which gives rise to MKKRKIIFLYFLIVIHINFYKNVIIKKKCGNLFYLYNTPPVNKQKKNFQLKNSCTFLTGIKPSGSIHLGNYIGCLSPIINLEAQNVENDINDAKRINKIILIADLHSLTNINNISSLKQNVFDSVKTIISLIINMYVKKKNYIDIYINDINIEYIIKQLNINIKDDINIQNLLSFNDDNMHLNLLKTPEQKNTSQDQKLNTSKQNDNHTFCTNSNIKQKHYFYIIKQSDIQQHTSLYYLINSFTSINMLNSHIHIKASENKKSFSLFSYPNLMLSDIMLYKPQYLIIGLDQKKNIEIIKKISKKINTSLNKHVIQLPKIYSSKFNIEIMNLDGHNKMSKDKELSTCHNLHKVIYLFDNKNVIEEKIRRGKTDTYNTLIYANHDRKEINNLINMYFFFYYHQIKNMHYNINNSKEESNKFHSLQNSLFLNNTSHPMNIHNQCDENLKSSIHLPKTHNEKIILKKYNINPNFNVNIINNILSNYNNNYQHFKYDLSQLIYNHFRFSKYCYDKLHSEHALISNLLKIGKQCLYEKASKTYKNFKRNLNI
- a CDS encoding ATP-dependent RNA helicase DRS1, putative, with protein sequence MEDEIEKESKECSDLNDDEMGEEMEREEKENLLIEKNTLWSDLHISRPLLKVLYELKFENPTYIQKDVIPLALEGKSILANSETGSGKTLAFVLPMLERLLYSPNIKLRKENRKSVNITKALILLPTRELAMQCYDVINSLIKYSPITCSLFCGGIDPKEQENEYKKKKDIFVCTPGRILDLLLNSSNDFIDYLEIVIFDEADKLLELGFKEECLKILDVCKFKKQILFFSATLTKDIKELANFSLRNPIFIQSENKNKDDKNKQTNKNLKSFKISENLHQEFLNIINEKYRKATLLHLCNEVYKNHCIIFFKTRKETHLMYILLKLLDFKCEELHGLMSQKKRIESILKFKNQEVDFLLCTELASRGIDIDHVKYVVNYSLPASVVKYVHRIGRTARIGKKGTACTFFLPKEKENVKKIIKGVKKNNNSKIYKRVISEEKILHWDSIIKKNKNKIKEILENENVEKEIEKSNISINKIKNLITFKDEIYNRPKKTWFISSKEKSKLRKMNFKNGIMKSDGYLNKDREEKVGSNKPNEDNNNRSKKHNSNDNTKKKNKNKRKLDDEEEDEEDEEHDMKKKLKSYRSIIRDLKLNILPNKKDKNNKFKLNKKDENDRKGDFKIHKNFNKNKGNMNKKRK